A section of the Xiphias gladius isolate SHS-SW01 ecotype Sanya breed wild chromosome 10, ASM1685928v1, whole genome shotgun sequence genome encodes:
- the zfyve26 gene encoding zinc finger FYVE domain-containing protein 26 isoform X1, which translates to MYPFSCEAETSLQDLFEYFKRCLQHGEWELASACVPQLVNSTLSENLRDIIKAIICHPYNLKWELLGSPHKLAWFWLQVLEKWTEEKVSPNIRRELEFLLLLEELGSEGITETVLKQELRQAFLDIQRDRKAAERSRATDASVESCLRTLLEKKKPRLAQSLAHFLQDQSSTEDHTLQHTFIRHLMKKLGRPERMPEKLEEWVEEIYAVLAVMPWSSRRSGGQFEALCEALWAARDGPLKEERILSALLRPQCDALVSVYCSTALRLQRDHLLRSTPDTQVDLPEAERLALTLCCHKDRPSIWKTIYFECLSSGKHFLEQVLVTALDLIKHEEFSQLRDLLQLEFQPLSRLLLLLGWTQCRSLSSAQTLLSTLHREQAPASDSVLQEFANLLSSQLGILEWCKSNNPGISMEALLTQLHTLDNHSALYILHSLTALPQFEERRILDLLQQLPNSPRTEDTEAIITLSHGVQRNVVLFQGFCAMKYAIYALCVNVHKYSNCTKCESMQQQRHRPSEAETDQNETSTSSEGYHLQFQHYLSECQLYLEAVPAMFRLELLENIFSLLFLSTADFAQPIQKDTNSNLNAVNVSQDCSSDTRNTNVEFGAKAKTDETDHSRKESRRQHASSLTSSHCGQLDLGHFIQGCRGFVVDVTAMEGFLKLLKEGLEGMCVVGQQEGQEAGRALPREAEAVESLGCSVTAETFGARLQRLSKRTAEAQWRLQIITSNQGSGSGSETPLQMSAISCTAPSLGSSKSSSLRRRKRQGRHATERKSSIEKQNGEVSTSASDGGGGTAAGCVELEVCPCRGPHSWLVPAMLSPPESLLMSCIRRGNFMEAHQVSLVFDLGASACCGELVFMECYKEVLVELGRVEQKMESQSMSSSSSSSEGLGSTAVSGTGRARLGSSGRSTLQAIGSAAAAGVAFYSISDIADRLLSTPAHPMPSLEEGYWLSCCSSDPSGLLYTLLEELNPAAMAAFDLACCHCQLWKTSRQLLDTAERRLNSSLETRGVGVDPKVPHSEGICGFPMVLQQINKIQSHSATNKGLVKTDAVGEDQVFASPFGCCIQEVLLCCHPTLSEECIAARLSLAQRLETTLHILSTATDGTEGSLGSAILALLAEQASLKHSELDAHPVRSGMKQLLRSLDQLCPFEPDGDLARSDYVRSFLDYVNTLASVLVRSLGSEDQSSEVKLGNPLLVLLQAPFQLLSHVLFDRQVSPDRVLSLLQQEGLRLSVQQVIVQRCCETLPMWLSCPGAERDSSQARKDDGVFGVASLSALLQQHAKEHMPILGFTEPQSAASSESEASVEDHSATPTNLSTSPPSHSSFSSSSSSSNSFLLTPSALSFLQSRSPLLATLACLTACKGETARTQSSGWSGYFRTGRKEVVLDGEQISCEADNLLKEFPILWAYLHTMAEPVLGTPLSESEEGSAGLGAVVCGQPLVTLLLSGPQEEVAQAVAAEAFQKALTSRDLGRALSLLELYGQGCSQEGALRDQLLACAALEDGGEGTGQLFRVQDANLRARVALQALERWPLSACLELLEFCLNDPNTVASLRMDLELKKKELDVYHWMLNLQPPLPWATWQELRTESKTNSEYMLSMMLEAKEFALCAQWVELYPVSDQLRLKLKTEHLLHLLEKGQTDDAFQLLEGLSDFVVGLDVCERALDRCPGLAACHFLADYLTLHFQRQVSPARRRHIHALHLGSKVLLTLPPAARQDYFPLLSEPLLMLEQLLMNLKVDWADVAVRTLRSLLVGQEAGFGAEDIDKLLADYACKALDFSCAPRERSRSDSVISLQEALMQCPAQDSCSLSSSRIESPTPSTSSTPTHTPSSNSTDRERDRSSAGRKRHSPAKFQPPDQPPARKDWVPDTQQHVCMVCQRERFTMFNRRHHCRRCGRLVCHACSERKMPVEGCPGDDVRVCDQCYTYFHPDSDDELEPAEVAGSPVVTEEALNGILHLPEVVQQQIQLSTNPAENQLLRSEFYYEQAPSAYLCVAILSLHSDQTACGHQLIIHCRSLSCKLTNPEVDACLLTDIMRQLLFSAKLMFVKVGRSQDLALCDSYISKVDVLKILVTANYKYIPSLDDILETSAVTRLRNQLLEAEHYQLAVEVSTKSGLDPGGVWQAWGMASLKAGNLSGAREKFSRCLKAPLDRNQLNLGPLLLQEIVQHLETTVRPALTTSFGEDILASLRELEEALSDAGPVEQPEGQTQSSIFHQECLYYLNTYGTHLALISFYMRHDCMTEALTFLLNKDCPEEVFLEGVLQPSLERGRLGMLQGILEKLDPGLETCSRYLIASCQFLQRRGYFNTLYQLQQFMMDHVRAAMTCIRFFTHGASSYLQLGEQQRWLVRAKEHLRTYLQEQQGRGAGRRKSQVNSLRKMMSSSDVSRHMNTIELQLEVTRFLHRCETAASSKAPQTSTPSTKSSGSNSPPTLFGGSPMKVEVACKVMLGGKNIEEGFGIAYRVIQDFQLEAQAVYMRAGQRLVRQRQYGAVRQLLKCVGESGTATKNDCDALILSCVSNADKGPADAKELESLILEAKSTESKIKAYLLCGKLRPAYLLAVKLEQSRAGPLVQDVLQAAEGAQDSVMQNICRQWLSEHHNKSSQQRQGRPNAR; encoded by the exons ATGTATCCTTTCAGCTGTGAGGCTGAGACCTCACTTCAGGACctgtttgaatatttcaagAGGTGCCTGCAGCATGGAGAGTGGGAGCTGGCCAGTGCCTGTGTGCCACAGCTGGTGAACTCAACACTTTCAGAAAACCTACGAGACATAATCAAAGCTATCATCTGCCATCCTTACAATTTAAA ATGGGAGTTACTGGGCAGTCCACACAAACTGGCTTGGTTTTGGCTTCAGGTTTTGGAGAAATGGACAGAAGAGAAG GTTTCTCCTAACATCAGGAGAGAGTTGGAGTTCCTGCTGCTCCTGGAGGAATTGGGCTCAGAGGGCATAACAGAGACTGTCCTCAAG CAGGAGTTGCGCCAGGCCTTCTTGGACATCCAGCGTGACCGAAAGGCTGCGGAACGTTCGAGGGCAACAGATGCTTCTGTTGAGTCTTGCCTCCGAACCTTATTGGAGAAAAAGAAGCCCAGACTGGCCCAGTCTCTAGCACATTTCTTACAG GACCAGTCATCCACAGAGGACCATACTCTGCAGCACACGTTCATCCGACACCTGATGAAGAAACTGGGACGGCCAGAGAGGATGCCGGAGAAGCTGGAGGAGTGGGTGGAGGAGATCTACGCGGTGTTGGCCGTGATGCCATGGAGCTCTCGTAGAAGCGGTGGGCAGTTTGAGGCCCTGTGCGAAGCGCTGTGGGCAGCCAGAGACGGACCcctgaaagaggagaggatcCTGAGCGCGCTGCTTCGCCCTCAGTGTGACGCTCTCGTCTCTGTGTACTGCTCCACTGCTCTGAGGCTGCAGAGGGATCATCTGCTGAGGAGCACGCCTGACACACAAG TGGACCTCCCTGAGGCAGAGAGGCTGGCTCTCACTTTATGTTGCCACAAGGACCGTCCATCCATTTGGAAGACCATCTATTTCGAGTGCCTTAGTAGTGGGAAGCACTTCTTGGAGCAGGTCTTG GTTACTGCACTTGACCTGATTAAGCACGAGGAGTTCTCTCAGCTGAGAGACTTACTGCAGCTGGAGTTCCAGCCATTGTctcgtctgctgctgctgctgggatgGACTCAGTGTCGCAGTCTGAGCTCAGCTCAAACGCTGCTTAGCACCCTTCACCGTGAGCAG GCACCAGCCAGTGACTCTGTTCTGCAGGAGTTCGCCAATCTTTTGTCCTCTCAGCTTGGAATACTTGAATGGTGTAAAAGCAACAATCC aGGTATTTCCATGGAGGCATTGCTGACACAGCTTCACACTCTGGACAATCATTCAGCTCTCTATATTCTGCATTCTCTAACTGCTTTGCCTCAGTTTGAAGAGCGCAGGATACTGGATCTGCTGCAGCAACTGCCAAATTCGCCAAGAACAG AGGACACTGAGGCCATCATTACTCTCAGCCATGGTGTACAGAGGAACGTAGTTTTGTTCCAGGGGTTCTGTGCCATGAAATATGCCATTTATGCTCTCTGTGTGAATGTACATAAATACTCAAATTGCACCAAGTGTGAGTCcatgcagcagcagcggcaCCGGCCCAGTGAAGCAGAAACAGACCAAAATGAAACCTCAACTTCCTCAGAAG gTTACCATTTGCAGTTCCAGCACTACCTGTCAGAGTGTCAGCTCTATCTGGAGGCTGTGCCAGCCATGTTCCGCCTAGAGCTCCTGGAGAACAtcttctcccttctctttctgtccacCGCTGACTTTGCGCAGCCGattcaaaaagacacaaactcaAATCTGAACGCAGTGAATGTCAGTCAAGACTGTTCATCAGATACACGAAACACAAATGTAGAATTCGGAGCCAAAGCAAAGACAGATGAGACTGATCACAGCAGGAAAGAGAGCCGGAGGCAGCATGCAAGTTCACTAACCTCGTCCCACTGTGGCCAACTGGACCTGGGACACTTCATCCAGGGCTGCAGGGGTTTTGTGGTTGATGTTACAGCCATGGAGGGTTTTCTGAAGCTGCTGAAAGAAGGGTTGGAGGGCATGTGCGTCGTGGGTCAGCAGGAGGGGCAGGAGGCGGGAAGAGCGCTGCCACGAGAGGCCGAGGCGGTGGAAAGTCTGGGCTGCTCGGTGACGGCTGAGACATTTGGGGCTCGCCTGCAAAGGCTGTCCAAACGCACTGCGGAGGCTCAGTGGAGGCTGCAGATCATCACCAGCAACCAGGGCAGTGGAAGTG GCTCAGAAACCCCCCTCCAAATGTCAGCGATCAGCTGTACTGCCCCGTCTTTGGGGAGCAGCAAGAGCTCGAGTctgagaaggaggaagagacaaGGGAGACAtgctacagagagaaaaagctcCATAGAGAAACAGAATGGAGAAGTTAGCACGAGTGCATCAG ATGGTGGAGGAGGGACAGCAGCCGGTTGTGTGGAATTGGAGGTTTGTCCATGCAGGGGTCCCCACAGCTGGCTGGTGCCCGCCATGTTGTCCCCTCCGGAGTCTCTGCTAATGTCCTGCATCCGCCGAGGAAACTTCATGGAGGCTCATCAG GTGTCTCTGGTGTTCGATTTGGGGGCGTCTGCCTGCTGTGGTGAGTTGGTGTTCATGGAGTGCTACAAAGAAGTTCTGGTGGAGTTGGGGCGGGTGGAGCAGAAGATGGAGAGCCAGTCTATGTCTTCATCGTCGTCCTCCTCCGAGGGCTTGGGATCGACAGCTGTGTCAGGCACGGGGAGGGCTCGGCTGGGCAGCAGTGGGCGGTCAACACTGCAGGCCATCGGAAGTGCTGCCGCTGCAG GTGTGGCTTTCTACTCCATCTCAGACATAGCAGACCGTCTCCTCAGCACCCCTGCTCACCCGATGCCCTCACTGGAGGAAGGCTACTGGCTGAGCTGCTGCTCTTCGGACCCATCTGGCCTCCTTTACACATTGCTGGAGGAGCTCAACCCAGCAGCCATGGCTGCCTTTGACCTGGCCTGCTGCCACTGTCAGCTTTGGAAGACGTCCCGACAGCTGCTGGATACAGCAGAGCGTAGGCTCAACAGCAGCCTGGAGACTCGAG GAGTAGGAGTTGACCCCAAGGTTCCTCATTCCGAGGGGATCTGTGGATTTCCCATGGTATTACAACAGATCAACAAGATCCAGAGCCACTCTGCTACTAATAAGGGCTTGGTCAAAACAG ATGCTGTTGGGGAGGACCAAGTATTTGCCAGCCCATTTGGTTGCTGCATTCAAGAAGTGCTCCTGTGTTGCCACCCGACACTGAGTGAGGAGTGCATCGCTGCTCGCCTCAGTCTGGCTCAACGCTTGGAGACCACCCTGCACATTCTGAGTACTGCTACAGATGGCACAG AGGGCAGTTTGGGCAGCGCTATTCTGGCACTGTTGGCTGAGCAGGCCAGTCTGAAGCACTCAGAGCTAGACGCTCACCCTGTGCGTTCCGGCATGAAACAACTGCTTCGCTCTCTGGACCAGCTCTGCCCCTTTGAGCCCGACGGAGATCTTGCCAGATCAGATTATGTGCGGAGTTTCCTCGACTACGTTAACACACTAGCATCTGTACTGGTGCGCAGCCTTGGTTCAGAAG ACCAGAGCAGTGAAGTGAAGCTTGGGAATCCACTGCTGGTGTTGCTTCAAGCCCCGTTTCAGCTTCTCTCCCACGTGCTATTTGACAGACAGGTGTCTCCTGACAG AGTGCTGTCCCTGCTGCAGCAGGAAGGTCTGCGACTGAGTGTCCAGCAGGTGATTGTCCAGCGATGCTGTGAGACTTTGCCTATGTGGTTGTCGTGTCCAGGTGCCGAAAGAGACTCCAGTCAGGCCAGAAAAGATGATGGAGTGTTCGGCGTTGCCAGTTTGTCTGCCCTGCTCCAACAGCATGCCAAGGAGCACATGCCAATTCTGGGATTCACAGAGCCTCAGTCTGCTGCGAGCTCTGAGTCTGAGGCCTCAGTGGAAGACCACTCTGCTACACCCACCAACCTCTCCACCTCGCCACCCTCTCATtcatccttctcctcctcctcctcctcctcgaaCTCTTTTCTCCTCACGCCATCGGCCCTGTCTTTCCTACAGTCACGCTCGCCTTTACTGGCCACACTGGCGTGTCTGACTGCATGCAAAGGAGAAACTGCCCGGACACAATCCTCCGGATGGTCAGGGTATTTCCGCACTGGACGTAAAGAAGTTGTCTTAGATGGTGAGCAGATTTCTTGTGAAGCTGATAACCTCCTGAAAGAGTTCCCTATTCTCTGGGCCTACCTTCACACCATGGCGGAACCAGTGCTGGGCACCCCGTTAAGTGAGAGCGAGGAAGGCTCTGCTGGACTTGGGGCGGTTGTTTGTGGGCAACCTCTTGTCACTCTCCTGCTGTCTGGGCCACAGGAAGAAGTCGCCCAGGCTGTGGCCGCTGAGGCCTTCCAGAAGGCTCTTACCTCCAGAGACCTGGGCCGAGCCCTCAGCCTGCTGGAGCTATATGGGCAAGGCTGCAGCCAGGAGGGGGCGCTAAGAGACCAGCTACTTGCCTGTGCTGCTTTAGAAG ATGGAGGTGAAGGTACAGGTCAGCTGTTCCGTGTACAGGATGCGAACCTGCGAGCCCGTGTTGCCCTCCAGGCCCTGGAGCGGTGGCCTCTGTCGGCCTGCCTGGAGCTGCTCGAGTTCTGCCTCAATGACCCGAACACGGTGGCGTCCCTGAGAATGGACTTAGAGCTCAAGAAGAAGGAACTGGACGTCTATCACTGG ATGTTGAATTTACAGCCTCCGTTGCCCTGGGCTACTTGGCAGGAGCTGAGGACTGAGTCTAAGACAAACTCTGAGTACATGTTGTCCATGATGCTGGAGGCAAAG GAGTTTGCTCTTTGTGCACAGTGGGTGGAGCTATATCCTGTATCTGACCAGCTGAGACTGAAGCTAAAGACTGAGCATTTGCTTCATCTGCTGGAGAAGGGGCAGACAGATGATGCTTTCCAG TTACTCGAGGGCCTCTCTGATTTTGTGGTTGGCCTGGATGTTTGTGAGCGTGCTCTGGACCGCTGCCCCGGACTGGCTGCCTGTCACTTCCTGGCTGACTACCTCACCCTGCATTTTCAGAGGCAGGTGTCTCCAGCGCGTCGACGACACATCCACGCCCTTCACCTGGGCTCTAAG GTGTTGCTGACTCTGCCCCCAGCAGCCAGGCAGGACTATTTCCCACTCCTGTCGGAGCCTCTGCTGATGCTCGAGCAGCTTTTGATGAATCTGAAGGTGGACTGGGCAGACGTGGCAGTGCGAACCCTGCGGAGCCTCCTGGTCGGTCAGGAGGCCGGCTTTGGTGCCGAGGACATCGATAAGCTTCTGGCAGACTATGCCTGCAAGGCCCTCGACTTCTCCTGTGCTCCCAGAGAGAGGTCTAGATCTG ACTCCGTAATCAGCCTCCAGGAAGCGCTGATGCAGTGTCCTGCTCAAGACAGCTGCTCCCTGTCCTCCAGTCGAATCGAGTCTCCAACGCCCTCTACAA GCAGCACCCCTACACACACCCCGTCCTCAAACagcacagacagggagagggatCGAAGCTCAGCAGGGAGAAAACGCCACTCGCCTGCCAAGTTCCAGCCTCCAGACCAACCCCCAGCCCGTAAAGACTGGGTCCCTGACACCCAGCAGCATGTCTGCATGGTCTGCCAGCGTGAGAGGTTCACCATG TTCAACAGACGGCATCACTGCCGGAGATGTGGTCGTCTGGTTTGTCACGCATGTTCTGAGCGTAAGATGCCTGTAGAGGGATGCCCAGGAGACGACGTCAGAGTCTGCGACCAGTGTTACACCTACTTTCACCCAGA tTCTGATGATGAGCTGGAACCAGCTGAAG TTGCTGGTAGCCCTGTGGTGACAGAGGAAGCTTTAAATGGGATTCTGCATCTGCCTGAAGTGGTCCAGCAACAGATCCAACTCAGCACAAACCCTGCAGAGAACCAGCTGCTGCGGAGCGAGTTTTACTATGAACAG GCTCCCAGTGCATACCTCTGCGTGGCCATTTTGTCTCTGCACAGTGACCAAACAGCCTGTGGACATCAGCTCATCATCCACTGCCGCTCTCTGTCCTGTAAGCTGACCAACCCGGAGGTGGACGCCTGCCTCCTCACTGACATCATGCGGCAGCTGCTCTTCAGTGCCAAGCTGATGTTTGTCAAGGTTGGCCGCAGCCAGGATCTTGCGTTGTGCGACAG TTACATCAGTAAAGTAGACGTGCTTAAGATTCTAGTGACGGCCAATTACAAATATATTCCTTCTTTGGATGACATTCTGGAGACCTCGGCTGTCACACGTCTTCGTAATCAGCTGCTTGAAGCCGAGCACTACCAGCTAGCAGTGGAG GTGTCTACCAAGAGTGGCCTGGACCCTGGTGGCGTGTGGCAAGCATGGGGGATGGCCTCTCTGAAGGCAGGAAACCTTTCCGGGGCAAGGGAGAAGTTTTCCCGCTGCCTGAAGGCTCCATTAGACCGCAACCAGCTCAACTTGGGTCCCTTACTGCTGCAAGAGATTGTCCAGCACCTGGAAACCACTGTGCGACCCGCTCTGACCACG tcttTTGGCGAGGACATCTTGGCGTCCCTGCGGGAGCTGGAGGAAGCCCTGAGTGACGCAGGTCCTGTCGAGCAGCCGGAGGGACAAACGCAGAGCAGCATCTTCCACCAGGAGTGCCTGTACTACCTGAACACATATGGCACCCACCTGGCACTGATCAGCTTCTATATGCGTCATGACTGCATGACAGAGGCCCTGACATTCTTGCTCAACAAG GACTGCCCAGAGGAGGTGTTTCTAGAGGGTGTGTTGCAGCCCAGTCTGGAGCGGGGGCGTCTTGGCATGCTGCAGGGGATACTGGAAAAACTGGACCCTGGCTTGGAGACATGTAGCCGCTACCTCATCGCCTCCTGCCAGTTCCTGCAGCGGCGTGGATACTTTAACACACTCTACCAGCTCCAGCAGTTCATGATG GATCATGTACGTGCAGCCATGACCTGTATCCGATTCTTCACACATGGAGCCAGTTCATACCTACAGCTGGGAGAACAGCAg CGCTGGTTGGTCAGAGCCAAAGAGCACCTGAGGACATACCTGCAGGAGCAGCAAGGTCGAGGCGCCGGGAGGAGAAAATCTCAGGTCAACTCACTAAGGAAGATGATGTCGTCTAGTGATGTATCCAG gcaCATGAACACAATTGAGCTCCAGCTGGAGGTGACCCGTTTTCTCCACCGCTGTGAGACCGCTGCTTCCTCCAAAGCTCCACAGACCAGTACACCTTCGACCAAGTCCTCTGGATCCAATTCACCACCTACACTGTTTGGGGGAAGTCCAATGAAGGTTGAGGTGGCCTGTAAG GTCATGCTCGGAGGAAAAAACATAGAAGAGGGGTTTGGCATTGCCTACAGAGTCATACAG GACTTCCAGCTGGAGGCCCAGGCCGTCTACATGCGGGCCGGCCAAAGGCTTGTCAGACAGAGGCAGTATGGCGCTGTACGGCAGCTGCTCAAATGTGTCGGTGAATCAGGCACTGCCACCAAGAACGACTGCGATGCCCTCATCCTCAGCTGTGTCTCCAACGCAGATAAGGGACCAGCTGAT GCAAAGGAGCTGGAAAGTCTCATTCTGGAAGCCAAGAGCACAGAAAGCAAG ATCAAAGCCTACCTGCTGTGCGGTAAACTGCGGCCAGCGTACCTGCTGGCGGTCAAGCTGGAGCAGAGCCGGGCAGGCCCATTGGTCCAGGACGTCCTTCAGGCTGCGGAGGGAGCACAGGATTCAGTGATGCAAAATATCTGCCGCCAGTGGCTGTCTGAACATCACAACAAGTCATCTCAGCAGCGCCAGGGCCGACCCAATGCCAGGTAA